The following is a genomic window from Opitutus sp. GAS368.
TCATCCTTCCCCCAAAACGAAAGTGCGCACCCGCTTCAATCGCCTGCCGTCCCGCCTGACTGGCTTCAGCCCTTCAGCCCTTCAGCCTTTCAGCCTTTCGTAATCCATGGCCTCCACCCGCGACATCCGCCGGCGCATCAAGTCGGTCAAGAACACCCGCCAGATCACCAAGGCGATGGAGCTCGTCGCCGCGTCGAAGATGAAGAAGGCGCAGTCGGCCGCCCTCGCGGGCCGGCCCTACGCCCAGCTGATGGCCGACATGCTCGCCGCGCTCGCCGGTCGCGTCGAAAACATCTTCGAGCATCCCCTGATCGCCAAGCGCGAGGTGAAGACCCGCGGCATCCTGGTGGTTTCGACCGACAAGGGCCTGTGCGGTCCGCTCAACGCCAACCTCTTCAAGCTCGTCACCGAGATCAAGACGCCCGCCAAGTATGTGGCCATCGGCCGCAAGGGCGCGCAGTTCCTCGCCCGCACCAAGCGCGACATCCTCGCCGACTTCACCGTCTCCGACCGCGCGGCGTTCAACGAGGTGAAGGTCGTCGTCGAGTTCATGGTGAAGCTGTTCCTCGAGGGCACGATCGACACCGTCGAGGTCATCTACCCGCGCTACAAGAACACCCTCGTGCAGGAGGCCATCATCCGCCCGGTGCTCCCGCTGACCAACGTCCGCGAGTTCATCGCGCAGAACCGCACCGGCGCCGACGGGGTGAAGTTCACCGACGACCGCGACATGCTGTTCGAGCCGGATGTGAAGTCCGTGCTCGAGGCCCTGCTGCCGTTCTACGTCAACCGCTACATCTACCAGCTCGTCCTCTCCGCCAAGGCCTCCGAGCAGAGCGCCCGCATGGTCGCGATGAAGACCGCCAAGGACAACGCCACCAAGCTCCTCGGCGACCTCACGCTGGAATACAACAAGGCCCGCCAGGCGGGCATCACCCAGGAAATTCTCGAGATCGCGGCCGCCGCCTTCTCCGCCACGTAAAGGCCGGATAACTGAAGGACTGAAAAGCTGAAACGGGCCAATGAAAAACCAATGTTCCATCAACACGGAGACCTGCGAGACCGCACGCGCGAGTTTGCGCGCCGGATCGCCCGTGCTTGCCGGACACTTCCCGGACGGGACAACGTCGCCCGCGTGTGGGGCGACCAGCTTCTTCGTGCCGGCGGCTCCGTCGGCGCAAACTATCGCGAAGCGCAACGTGGTCGGTCGCGCGCGGAATACCGTTCCAAGCTCGGCGACTGCCTTCGTGAAGCCGATGAATCGTTGTTCTGGATGGAGCTCCTCGAGCTTGAGGGCTGTTTCAAGCCCGCGCTTATCGGCCCGCTCAAGCAGGAAGCCGGCGAGCTTGTCGCCATCTTTGTCACCCTTCTCAAATAACCCGCTGAAGTATTTCAGCTATTCAGCCATTCAGTCTTTCAGCCCTTCCTCCCCATGAGCAATACCGGCAAAATCGTCCAAGTCATCGGCGCCGTCGTCGACGTGCAGTTCGCCGAGAACTCCATCCCGCCCATCTACCAGGCGCTGACCATCAGCTTCACCGTCTCCGGCAAGAAAGAGCTCCTGACGCTCGAGGTGCAGCAGCACCTCGGCGCCGGCGTGGCCCGGGCCATCGCCATGTCCTCCTCCGAGGGTCTCGTGCGCGGCATGGAGGTCGTCGACACGGGCGCCCCGATCACTGTCCCCGTGGGCGACTGCGTGCTCGGCCGCATCTTCGACGTCACCGGCAACGCCGTGGACGGCAAGGGCCCGGTCAATTTCACCAAACGCTACCCGATCCACCGCCCGGCTCCCTCGCTGACCGACCAGAATACCAAGGCCGAGATCCTCGAGACCGGCATCAAGGTCATCGACCTCATCTGCCCCTTCATCAAGGGCGGCAAGGCCGGCGCCTTCGGCGGCGCCGGCGTCGGCAAGACCGTCGTCATTCTCGAGCTCATCAACAACATCGCCAAGGCGCACGGCGGCTACTCCGTGTTCGCGGGCGTCGGCGAGCGTTCCCGCGAGGGCAACGACCTTTACCACGAGATGTCCGAGGCCGGCGTCATCAACCAGAAGGACCTCAGCAAGTCCAAGGTCGCGCTGGTCTACGGCCAGATGAACGAGCCCCCGGGTGCCCGTATGCGCGTCGCGCTCTCGGCCCTCGCGATGACCGAGTATTTCCGCGACGAGAAAAACCAGGACGTGCTTCTCTTCGTCGACAACATCTTCCGCTTCTCGCAGGCCGGCTCCGAGGTGTCCGCGCTCCTCGGCCGCTCGCCGTCGGCCGTCGGTTACCAGCCGACGCTCGCCAACGAGATGGGCTTACTCCAGGAGCGCATCACCTCGACGAAGAAGGGCTCCATCACCTCCGTGCAGGCCGTCTACGTGCCCGCCGACGATCTGACCGACCCCGCGCCGGCCAACACGTTCGCGCACCTTGACTCCACGATCGTGCTCGAGCGCTCCATCGCCGAGCTCGGCATTTATCCCGCGGTCGATCCGCTCGCTTCCGTGTCGAAGGCCCTCCAGCCCGACATCGTCGGCGAGGAGCACTACAAGGTCGCCCGCGAGGTGCAGCGCGTCCTCCAGCGCTACAAGGATCTTCAGGACATCATCGCGATCCTCGGCCTCGACGAGCTCTCCCCCGAGGACAAGCTCATGGTCTACCGCGCCCGCAAGATCCAGCGCCTCCTCTCGCAGCCGTTCGCGGTCGCCGAGGTGTTCACCGGCACGCCGGGCAAATACGTTCCCGTCAAGGAGACCGTCCGCGGCTTCAAGATGATTCTCGACGGCGAGCTCGATCACGTGGCCGAGGGTGACTTCTACATGAAGGGCGGCATCGACGAGGTCATCGCCACTTCTGCGAAGAAATAACCCGCGTTCCACGCGAAGTAACAGGTAACAAGTTCCAAGTAACAAGAGCCCAAGCCATCAATCCTGATACTTGATCCTTGTCACTTAATCCTTCCTGCAAAATGCCCCTCACCCTCGAAATCGTCACTCCGGAAGCCAAGGTGTATACCGACACCATCGACTCCGTCGTCGTCCCGACGGTCGAGGGCGAGATCGGCGTGCTGCCCGGCCACATCCCGCTGCTTGCCCAGGTTGCGGACGGTGAGCTCCGCGTGACCAAAGGCGGCGCCACTTCGTGGCTCGCCGTCGGCGGCGGCTTCGCACAGATTGAGGGCGACCGCGTCCGCGTGCTTGCCGAGCACGCGATCACCGAGGAGAAGATTGACGAACACGTCGTCGAAGCCGCCATGAAGCGCGCCCAGGACGAGCTCAAGGCCGCCAAGGACATGGACCCGCAGCAATACGAGCACCTGCAGAGCCTCGTGCGCTACGCCGGCGTCCAACTCGCCGTCAAACGCCGTCGCCGGTAAACCATTCGCCCTGAGTAATCTACGGTAGTAGATTGACCCGGGGCTTTTTTCTGATTCTGTCCTGATACTCAGTCTCATCTTCAATGCCCACCCCGCACCTCCACCTCTCACCCCTGTGCCAGCTTCCCGCCGGTACCACCGGCCGCGTGTGCGAGCTGACCGGCGACGACAGCTTCTGCCAGCGTGTCCGCGAGATGGGTTTTGGCGAGGCCGCCCTCGTGACCAAGGTTTCCGGCAACACCACGATCCTCTGCCAGGTGAACGGCACCCGCCTCGCCCTCAGCCACGGCGCAGCCATGAACATCCTCGTGGAGCCGCTGCCCGAAAGCGCGCGCTGAAGCCCGCGCCATGTCCGCCTCGCTCAAACTTTCGGAGCTCGCGCTTGGCGCCAGTGCACGCGTGAAGGATTTCCCGAAGACCGGCGCGACCTTCGTCCGCCTGCGCGAGATGGGCCTGCTGCCCGGCACGACCGTCACCTTCGTGCGCGCGGCGCCGCTCGGCGACCCGCTGGAGTTCAAGCTCCGCGGCTACCACCTGACGCTGCGCCGGGCCGAGGCCGCGCAAATCACCGTGGAGTCCTGAGCCGTGCCCGAACTGCCTCCGCATATTGTATCTTCGGGCAAGAAACGTGCCGCGCACAGCGATCGCACGCCGATCTACGCGCTGGTCGGCAATCCCAACTGCGGCAAGAGCACGCTCTTCAACGCCCTCACCGGCCTGAAGCAGAAGGTCGGCAACTATCCGGGCGTCACCGTCGAGAAGAGGATGGGCGAGACCTACTCGCAGCACGGCAAACCGATCAAGCTCATCGATCTTCCGGGCGCGTATTCGCTCGCGGCCCGTTCGCCGGACGAGGCGGTCACGCGCGACGTGCTCCTCGGCCGTCGCACCGACACGCCGCAGCCCGACCGCATCCTTTGCATCGTCGATGCCACCAATCTCGAGCGGAACCTCTACCTCGTCCACCAGATCCTCGATCTCGGCCGCCCCGTCATCCTCGTCGTGAACATGATGGACCTCGCGAAAACCGCCGGCTTGCAGGTCCGCGTCGGCCGCCTCGAGCAGGAACTGGGCATCCCGGTCATCGCCTGCGAGGCGGTCAACGGCAAGGGCCTCGTCGAGCTGAAGCTCGCCATGAGCCGCATCGACCTGCCGCTCGCGCGCCACAGCTGGGATGTGCCCGCCGCCGTCGCCCCCGCCGTGGCCGAGCTGCAGGCGGCCCTCACCGACCGCGACGATCGTTCGCCGCTCGTCGCGCGCGCCGAGGCACTGCTGTTGTTGACCGATTTCGACACCGTGCGCGTCGCCGGCTCCACCCCGCTCAGCCAGCGCACGACGGACATCCTCGCGCACTGGCAGCAGCGCTGGGAAGGTGAGGGGACCGACTGGTCCGGCACGCTCGTCGCCAGCCGCTACGAATCCATCGCCAAGCTGTGCACCAACCTGGTCCAGCAATCGGGGGTCACGGGCCCATCCGCATCGGACAAGATCGATGCCGTCGTCATCCACCCGCTCTGGGGCTGGCTGGTGCTCGGCGGCGTGATGACCGCGCTGTTTCTTTCCATTTTCACGTTCGCCGAGATCCCGATGAACTGGATCGACGCCCATATCGCCTCGTTCGCCACCTGGGTGCAGGGCGTGATGGCCCCGGGTGACTTGCGCGACCTGTTCACCGACGGCGTCATCTCCGGCGTCGGCGGCGTGCTGGTGTTCCTGCCGCAGATCCTGATTTTGTTTTTCTTCATCGGGCTGCTCGAGAACACCGGCTACATGGCGCGCGCCGCGTTCATCATGGACCGGCTGATGAGCCGGGTCGGCTTGAACGGCAAGTCGTTCATCCCGCTGCTCAGCTCCTACGCCTGCGCGATTCCCGGCATCATGGCCACGCGCACCATCGAGGATCCCAAGGACCGGCTCGTGACCATCCTCGTTGCGCCGCTGATGAGCTGCTCGGCCCGGCTGCCCGTCTACCTGCTGATGATCGCGGCGCTGCTGCCGGGCGACGCCGTGCCGGCGCTGACCAAGGCCGGGATCATGCTGCTCATGTATGCGCTCGGCACGCTGGGCGCGTTCGGTTTCGCGTGGCTTTTCAAGCGCACCCTGCTGAAGGGCGCGCCGCCGATGATGATCATGGAACTGCCGCCTTACCGCCTGCCGCGGCTGCGCGACGTGGCCCTGCAGATGTTCGAGCGCGCCGGCCTGTTTCTGAAGCGCGCCGGCACCATCATCCTTGGCATCAGCATCGTGCTCTGGTTCCTCACCGCCTACCCGAAGCACCCGGATCCCGCTGCGACGGCCACCGAGCAGATCGCCCAGAGTTTCGCCGGCCGCGCCGGCCACGCCCTCGAGCCCGTCATCAAGCCGCTCGGTTTCGACTGGCGCGTCGGCATCGGGCTCATCACCTCGATGGCGGCGCGCGAGGTGTTCGTCAGCTCGATGGCCGTCGTGTTCAGCGTCGACAACTTCGCGGGCGGCAAAAACGCCGACGTCGCGCCCCTGCGCCGCTCGCTCACCACGGCCACCTGGCCGGGCGGGGCCAAACTTTTCACCCCGCTCGTTTGCCTCACGCTCATGGTGTATTATGTTTTCGCCATGCAATGCATGAGCACCGTCGCCGTGGTGCGGCGTGAGACCAATGGCTGGAAATGGCCGCTGTTCCAGTTCGCCTACATGACCGGCACCGCGTGGGTTGTGTGCTTCGTCATCTACCAGACCGGCCGCGCGCTGGGTTACTGACATGAGCCCGCAACTCCAGACGATTATCGCCCTGGCCATCGTCGCCGTGACCGTCGCGTGGTTCGCCTGGCGTTCGTTCGCCAAACGGAAGAATCCCGGCTGTGGCAGCGAGGGCTGCGCCGCCGTCAGCCCGGAAGTGAAGAAACTCCGGGCGAAGCTGAAGCGGTAAAGGCGGTTGCCTTCTGCTGGAGGGCCCGCGTCCCTGCGGGCCGAGGGGATATCACCTGCGGAACGGCCCGCAGGGACGCGGGCCCTCCAAACTTCACGCCGGCTGCGGCGCCAGCGCCCGTCCTTTGCCGATCGGCAGCACGATCAGCGCAGCGACGACACACAGTGCGCCCGCGCTGAAGAAGGCCAGCGTGTAGGTTCCGGTGGCCGTGCGCAGCGCGCCGGCCGCATAGGCGGCACACGCCGCTCCCACCTGGTGCGCCGCCGCGATCCAACCGAAGACGATGCTGGCCTTCTCGCGGCCAAACACTTCGCCGGTCAGCTTCACCGTCGGCGGCACAGTGGCGATCCAATCGAGTCCGTAGAAAAGGGCAAAGACCCCCAGCCCGGCGGTCGGCCCGAGTAGCGCGGAGGGCAGGAACAGGAGCGAGACCCCGCGCAGCCCGTAATACATGAACAGCAGGTAGCGGCAGTTGTAGCGGTCGCTCAGCCAGCCCGACGCCGTCGTGCCGACGAGGTCGAACAGGCCCATCAGCGCGAGCAGGCTCGCCGCCCGCACCTCGGGGATGCCGCAGTCGAACGCCGCGGAGATCAGGTGCGTGCCGATGAGCCCGTTGGTGCTGGCGCCGCACACGAAGAACGAGCCGGCCAACAGCCAGAAATCCCGCACGCGCATGGCCTCGATCAAGGTATCCATGGCGCGCTTCGCGGGATTGCCCACGGCCGCCGGCGCGGCCGTCTCGACCGGCCCGGTCTCGCCATACGGCCGCAGGCCGACGTCGCGCGGGCCGTCGCGCATCAGCCACCAGATGACCGGGATCGCCAGCAGGGTCGCACCCGCCACGATCCACGGCGCCGCGCGCCAGTTGTGGTAGGTCGTCACCGCGCTCGCCAGGACCGGGAGGAAAATCAGCTGGCCGGTCGCCGTGCTGGCCGTGAGCAGGCCCATCACGAGCCCGCGCTTCTCGGTGAACCACTTGTTCGCCACCGCTGCGCCGAGCACCGCCGCCGCCATGCCGGAACCGATGCCCACCACCACGCCCCACAAGATCACAAACTGCCAGTAATGGGTCGCCACCGTCGACAGCCCGTAGCCCGCCGACAGCAGCGCCATGGCCGCCACCATCGTCCGCCGCAGCCCGAAGCGCTGATACAAAGCCGCGGCGAACGGCCCGATGAGCCCGTAGAGGAAGATGTTGATCGCCACGATCGTCGACACCGTCGAGCGGCTCCACTGGAACTCGTTGCCGAACGGCAGCAGGATGACGCCCGACGTGGCGCGCGCGCCCGCCGCGGCCAGCAGCGTGAAGAAAGTCACGCCGGCGGCGATCCAGGCATAGTGGAGCTTCTTGTCGGCGTGGGCGGCGGCGGTCATGCGATCAATGGAGGTTTGCCATGACCGCTTTTGCGTCAAACCGCCACTCCGCTGTTTGCCGGGTTTTGGGGCCGACTGTGTCTTTGCGTTTGCCGGGGTGTCGCGGACCGGTAGTATCGCCCGCCTATGCATACACGTCCCCTGTTATGCCTGGCGGCAGTGCTTGGTTTGGCCGCCAGTCTCGGTGCGCAAGAGAAGACCCAGGTCTTCAAGGGCGCGCAGATCATACCCATCGCCGGCGAGCCCATCGCCAACGGCGTGTTCGTCGTCGTTGGCGGCAAGATTGTCGCCGTCGGTGCCGCCGACAAGGTCCCCATCCCCGCCGGGGCCGAGATTCATGACGCCACCGGCAAGGTGCTCATGCCCGGCCTCATCGACTCCCACAGCCACATCGGCGCCGGCAGCGGCGGCGACGGCTCCGGCCCCATCCAGCCCGACGCCCGCGTGCTCGACTCGCTCGACGCCCGCGACGCTTCCATCCAGAAAGCGCGCGCCGGCGGCATCACCACCGTCAACGTCATGCCCGGTTC
Proteins encoded in this region:
- the atpD gene encoding F0F1 ATP synthase subunit beta — translated: MSNTGKIVQVIGAVVDVQFAENSIPPIYQALTISFTVSGKKELLTLEVQQHLGAGVARAIAMSSSEGLVRGMEVVDTGAPITVPVGDCVLGRIFDVTGNAVDGKGPVNFTKRYPIHRPAPSLTDQNTKAEILETGIKVIDLICPFIKGGKAGAFGGAGVGKTVVILELINNIAKAHGGYSVFAGVGERSREGNDLYHEMSEAGVINQKDLSKSKVALVYGQMNEPPGARMRVALSALAMTEYFRDEKNQDVLLFVDNIFRFSQAGSEVSALLGRSPSAVGYQPTLANEMGLLQERITSTKKGSITSVQAVYVPADDLTDPAPANTFAHLDSTIVLERSIAELGIYPAVDPLASVSKALQPDIVGEEHYKVAREVQRVLQRYKDLQDIIAILGLDELSPEDKLMVYRARKIQRLLSQPFAVAEVFTGTPGKYVPVKETVRGFKMILDGELDHVAEGDFYMKGGIDEVIATSAKK
- a CDS encoding FeoA family protein, translating into MSASLKLSELALGASARVKDFPKTGATFVRLREMGLLPGTTVTFVRAAPLGDPLEFKLRGYHLTLRRAEAAQITVES
- a CDS encoding FeoB-associated Cys-rich membrane protein, with the protein product MSPQLQTIIALAIVAVTVAWFAWRSFAKRKNPGCGSEGCAAVSPEVKKLRAKLKR
- a CDS encoding MFS transporter gives rise to the protein MTAAAHADKKLHYAWIAAGVTFFTLLAAAGARATSGVILLPFGNEFQWSRSTVSTIVAINIFLYGLIGPFAAALYQRFGLRRTMVAAMALLSAGYGLSTVATHYWQFVILWGVVVGIGSGMAAAVLGAAVANKWFTEKRGLVMGLLTASTATGQLIFLPVLASAVTTYHNWRAAPWIVAGATLLAIPVIWWLMRDGPRDVGLRPYGETGPVETAAPAAVGNPAKRAMDTLIEAMRVRDFWLLAGSFFVCGASTNGLIGTHLISAAFDCGIPEVRAASLLALMGLFDLVGTTASGWLSDRYNCRYLLFMYYGLRGVSLLFLPSALLGPTAGLGVFALFYGLDWIATVPPTVKLTGEVFGREKASIVFGWIAAAHQVGAACAAYAAGALRTATGTYTLAFFSAGALCVVAALIVLPIGKGRALAPQPA
- a CDS encoding FeoA family protein, with product MPTPHLHLSPLCQLPAGTTGRVCELTGDDSFCQRVREMGFGEAALVTKVSGNTTILCQVNGTRLALSHGAAMNILVEPLPESAR
- the atpC gene encoding ATP synthase F1 subunit epsilon, which codes for MPLTLEIVTPEAKVYTDTIDSVVVPTVEGEIGVLPGHIPLLAQVADGELRVTKGGATSWLAVGGGFAQIEGDRVRVLAEHAITEEKIDEHVVEAAMKRAQDELKAAKDMDPQQYEHLQSLVRYAGVQLAVKRRRR
- the feoB gene encoding ferrous iron transport protein B, which translates into the protein MPELPPHIVSSGKKRAAHSDRTPIYALVGNPNCGKSTLFNALTGLKQKVGNYPGVTVEKRMGETYSQHGKPIKLIDLPGAYSLAARSPDEAVTRDVLLGRRTDTPQPDRILCIVDATNLERNLYLVHQILDLGRPVILVVNMMDLAKTAGLQVRVGRLEQELGIPVIACEAVNGKGLVELKLAMSRIDLPLARHSWDVPAAVAPAVAELQAALTDRDDRSPLVARAEALLLLTDFDTVRVAGSTPLSQRTTDILAHWQQRWEGEGTDWSGTLVASRYESIAKLCTNLVQQSGVTGPSASDKIDAVVIHPLWGWLVLGGVMTALFLSIFTFAEIPMNWIDAHIASFATWVQGVMAPGDLRDLFTDGVISGVGGVLVFLPQILILFFFIGLLENTGYMARAAFIMDRLMSRVGLNGKSFIPLLSSYACAIPGIMATRTIEDPKDRLVTILVAPLMSCSARLPVYLLMIAALLPGDAVPALTKAGIMLLMYALGTLGAFGFAWLFKRTLLKGAPPMMIMELPPYRLPRLRDVALQMFERAGLFLKRAGTIILGISIVLWFLTAYPKHPDPAATATEQIAQSFAGRAGHALEPVIKPLGFDWRVGIGLITSMAAREVFVSSMAVVFSVDNFAGGKNADVAPLRRSLTTATWPGGAKLFTPLVCLTLMVYYVFAMQCMSTVAVVRRETNGWKWPLFQFAYMTGTAWVVCFVIYQTGRALGY
- a CDS encoding four helix bundle protein; the protein is MFHQHGDLRDRTREFARRIARACRTLPGRDNVARVWGDQLLRAGGSVGANYREAQRGRSRAEYRSKLGDCLREADESLFWMELLELEGCFKPALIGPLKQEAGELVAIFVTLLK
- the atpG gene encoding ATP synthase F1 subunit gamma translates to MASTRDIRRRIKSVKNTRQITKAMELVAASKMKKAQSAALAGRPYAQLMADMLAALAGRVENIFEHPLIAKREVKTRGILVVSTDKGLCGPLNANLFKLVTEIKTPAKYVAIGRKGAQFLARTKRDILADFTVSDRAAFNEVKVVVEFMVKLFLEGTIDTVEVIYPRYKNTLVQEAIIRPVLPLTNVREFIAQNRTGADGVKFTDDRDMLFEPDVKSVLEALLPFYVNRYIYQLVLSAKASEQSARMVAMKTAKDNATKLLGDLTLEYNKARQAGITQEILEIAAAAFSAT